In one Oncorhynchus kisutch isolate 150728-3 unplaced genomic scaffold, Okis_V2 Okis04b-Okis11a_hom, whole genome shotgun sequence genomic region, the following are encoded:
- the LOC116359743 gene encoding uncharacterized protein KIAA1841-like isoform X4, translating into MVIHVCDEAKNLKQDFMCPRDLLINEMRYFAEYLSVDTQRWEEVDISVHCDVQIFDWLMNYVKRHKMAVDGNHDKPKLEPSNVISILISSEFLKMDTLVEECIQYCHKHMSAIVATPCNMNCINSNLAADMSDLFSHNEADDITDRKDKFKSKLFQKKIECLFDPDYKNRDSPGNASTLYRCALCLKLLTKDTERKISCIPGKININPRGDITYTHSRQKRWEVHDYMTGLYEELKSWVLVYWRIWGTINHLTCSHCQQVFVCAELSHCRYHPEVVLYPGMGAEQGWHGTGIYPCCNQRTLRFDPTGMPKGCKMRDHIVNVSDSGDCTGDHQVNSAQTRLLNDLLLHRETVCVPNTPLPETGPVDSPSSGSERGERGERVLDCDILVEPGLLGLQRVEGTTFSLLKNWSRQLRQQTLLSEDEEYTTGSEVTEDEVGDEEEASKKQAAKKAKKLSKPLKRQMSSPNFHRKEKAVEKTPSRDNTPFRVSAQKSKWDSSRSIRYNQDAQREEDQRRMVEIIGHLTKIRFGDQEQRKSKDTKDRAAGIYSRLEAQFKSSSQARGRQSGPEKTLRVKPRVSQARTT; encoded by the exons ATGGTGATCCACGTGTGTGACGAGGCTAAGAACCTGAAGCAGGACTTCATGTGTCCCCGTGACCTTCTGATCAACGAGATGCGTTACTTTGCTGAGTACCTCTCTGTTGACACCCAGCGCTGGGAGGAGGTGGACATCTCTGTGCACTGTGACGTGCAGATCTTCGACTGGCTCATGAACTACGTCAAGAGGCACAAAATGGCCGTCGATGGCAACCATGACAAACCCAAGCTCG AGCCCAGCAATGTGATCTCAATCCTCATCTCCTCCGAGTTCTTGAAGATGGACACGTTA GTGGAGGAGTGCATCCAGTACTGTCACAAGCACATGAGTGCCATCGTGGCCACACCCTGCAACATGAATTGCATCAACAGTAACCTGGCAGCGGACATGTCTGACCTGTTCAGCCACAACGAGGCAGACGACATCACGGACAGAAAAGACAAGTTCAAAAG TAAGTTATTCCAGAAGAAAATTGAGTGTCTCTTCGATCCTGACTATAAGAACCGGGACTCCCCAGGCAACGCATCAACTCTGTACAG GTGTGCTCTGTGCCTGAAACTGCTGACCAAGGACACAGAGCGGAAGATCTCCTGCATCCCAGGGAAGATCAACATCAACCCTCGAGGAGACATCACCTACACTCACAGCAG GCAGAAGAGATGGGAGGTCCATGATTACATGACAGGACTGTATGAGGAGCTGAAGTCCTGGGTGCTGGTCTACTGGAGGATCTGGGGAACCATCAACCACCTCACCTGCTCCCACTGCCAACag gtgtttgtgtgtgcagagcTGTCCCACTGTCGGTATCACCCAGAGGTTGTGTTGTACCCAGGCATGGGGGCAGAGCAGGGCTGGCACGGGACGGGCATCTACCCCTGCTGCAACCAGAGGACGCTACGCTTTGACCCCACCGGCATGCCCAAG ggcTGTAAGATGCGGGACCACATAGTGAATGTGTCAGACAGTGGAGACTGTACTGGGGACCACCAGGTAAACTCAGCCCAGACCAGACTGCTCAACGACCTGCtactacacagagagacagtgtgtgtacccaacacacccctaccagagacagg GCCTGTAGACTCCCCCTCCAGTGgttcagagaggggggagagaggggagcgggTACTGGACTGTGACATCCTGGTAGAGCCGGGGCTTCTGGGACTTCAGAGAGTAGAGGGTACCACC TTTTCCCTGTTGAAAAACTGGAGCCGGCAACTG AGGCAGCAGACGCTGCTGTCTGAGGATGAGGAGTATACCACGGGGTCAGAGGTCACTGAGGATGAGGTGGGGGATGAAGAGGAGGCCAGCAAGAAACAAG CTGCTAAGAAGGCCAAGAAGTTGAGCAAACCTTTGAAGAGGCAGATGTCCTCACCCAATTTCCATCGCAAAGAGAAAGCAGTGGAGAAA ACCCCTTCAAGGGACAACACTCCATTCAG AGTGAGTGCCCAGAAGAGTAAGTGGGACAGCTCTCGCTCCATTCGCTACAACCAAGACGCCCAACGAGAGGAAG accAGCGGCGTATGGTGGAGATCATTGGTCATCTGACTAAGATTAGGTTCGGAGATCAGGAACAGAGGAAGTCCAAGGACACTAAAGAC CGTGCAGCAGGGATCTACTCCAGGCTAGAGGCCCAGTTCAAGTCCTCCTCCCAGGCCAGGGGACGACAGAGTGGCCCTGAGAAAACCCTCAG AGTGAAACCACGCGTCAGTCAAGCTCGAACCACATAG